In Archangium violaceum, the following are encoded in one genomic region:
- a CDS encoding TIGR02587 family membrane protein gives MDDARHEPERTASPERRHRPVMESLREYGRGIAGGLLFSIPLLYTMEVWWAGFITRPAHLLLYLLGTFVLLLGYNRYGGFRRDVDWSEVFTDSVEELGLGLLVSTGVLFLIGRITANSSWPEVVGMVTVEAGSVAIGISVGSAQFGGGGESGKEGNEAKERDEADHVPGQLVIGFCGAVLFAANVAPTEEIVMIAVELTPFRLLGTAMLSLLLGGLILYQLDFTGAHRFTRHRRLGDVLMGTVITYALALASGALVLWFFGRFDGNGLSTCVAQVVVLGFAGTLGASAGRLLIQS, from the coding sequence ATGGATGACGCGCGGCACGAGCCGGAGAGAACCGCTTCACCCGAGAGGCGCCACCGTCCGGTGATGGAGTCCCTGCGCGAGTACGGCCGGGGCATCGCGGGAGGGCTGCTCTTCAGCATTCCGCTGCTCTACACGATGGAGGTCTGGTGGGCGGGATTCATCACCCGACCCGCCCACCTGCTGCTCTACCTGCTGGGGACCTTCGTGCTGCTGCTCGGCTACAACCGCTACGGTGGCTTCCGGCGGGATGTGGATTGGAGCGAGGTGTTCACGGACTCGGTGGAGGAGCTGGGGCTGGGACTGCTTGTGTCCACGGGGGTGCTCTTCCTGATTGGCCGCATCACCGCGAACAGCTCATGGCCGGAAGTGGTGGGAATGGTGACGGTGGAGGCGGGCTCCGTGGCCATCGGGATATCCGTGGGCAGCGCGCAGTTCGGAGGCGGGGGCGAGAGCGGCAAGGAAGGGAACGAGGCGAAGGAGCGCGACGAGGCCGACCACGTGCCCGGACAGCTCGTCATCGGCTTCTGTGGAGCGGTGCTCTTCGCGGCCAACGTGGCGCCCACCGAGGAGATCGTGATGATCGCCGTGGAGCTGACACCCTTTCGGCTGTTGGGGACGGCGATGCTCTCACTGCTGCTCGGAGGACTCATCCTGTACCAGCTCGACTTCACGGGGGCGCACCGCTTCACCCGGCATCGCCGGCTGGGGGACGTGCTGATGGGCACGGTCATCACCTATGCGTTGGCGCTCGCCTCCGGGGCGCTGGTGTTGTGGTTCTTCGGTCGCTTCGACGGCAATGGATTGTCCACCTGCGTGGCGCAGGTGGTGGTCTTGGGATTCGCGGGGACGCTCGGCGCCTCCGCGGGAAGGCTGCTCATCCAATCATGA
- a CDS encoding nucleotidyltransferase domain-containing protein, protein MENLVLDRVVEALRSVPGVVALVLGGSRGRGTAGPASDYDIGLYYEPDAPLDVAALQSAIAPLVDDPSSTVTRIGEWGPWINGGGWLTIAGTEVDLLYRDLGRVREVIAEARQGRFSMNYQTGHPHGFCSVIWMGEVATCQPLLDPFGRIAELKGETWPYPEALRDALIVRFGWEVGFAIENAQIAARRAEQTHIAGCAYRALCCMAQVLFALNGRYLINEKGAVAEAATYPITIEGLARAQAEIWRDIGNADHESALRRLRGLSDGLRAIMERVGTKG, encoded by the coding sequence ATGGAGAATCTCGTGCTTGACCGTGTAGTCGAGGCGCTCCGGTCCGTCCCAGGCGTGGTCGCGCTCGTGCTCGGCGGCTCACGCGGGCGGGGCACGGCTGGCCCCGCTTCCGACTACGACATCGGCCTGTACTACGAGCCCGACGCGCCGCTTGATGTGGCGGCACTCCAGTCGGCCATCGCCCCGCTCGTCGATGATCCATCGTCGACGGTGACCCGGATCGGCGAGTGGGGGCCGTGGATCAACGGCGGCGGTTGGCTCACCATCGCAGGGACGGAGGTCGATCTCCTCTACCGCGATCTCGGACGCGTTCGCGAGGTCATCGCCGAGGCGCGGCAGGGCCGCTTCTCGATGAACTACCAGACAGGCCACCCTCACGGCTTCTGCTCGGTCATCTGGATGGGCGAGGTCGCGACCTGTCAGCCGCTCCTCGATCCGTTCGGCCGCATCGCGGAGCTGAAGGGCGAAACCTGGCCATACCCGGAGGCTCTAAGGGATGCGCTGATTGTCCGCTTCGGTTGGGAGGTGGGCTTCGCCATCGAGAATGCCCAGATCGCGGCCAGGCGCGCCGAGCAGACGCACATCGCGGGCTGTGCCTACCGGGCGTTGTGCTGCATGGCGCAGGTGTTGTTTGCCTTGAACGGCCGTTACCTCATCAACGAGAAGGGCGCCGTCGCAGAAGCCGCGACCTACCCGATCACCATCGAGGGCCTGGCCAGGGCGCAGGCCGAGATCTGGCGCGACATCGGAAACGCGGACCACGAGAGCGCGCTGCGCCGGCTGCGCGGCTTGTCCGACGGTCTGCGCGCGATCATGGAGCGAGTGGGGACGAAGGGGTAA
- a CDS encoding CocE/NonD family hydrolase — MRSVRAFWVRWFVVLLGCCTAGCGLVRNAIQEDRRSSNDLPAFTHEPGAWRKETVRMRDGVELSTRILLPKGVERAPVVLIRNPYDLGPFIDLTCDLFVRYGLGCVMQDVRGRMASGGEWWPLMNEVSDGQDTLRWLVGQPFVDGNVALYGMSYLGGTALAAATGELPVEVKTVVVSIFGTDLREVVSERGLLPHELLTAWAAFMPGRQGTRDSGKAYRMMLEHRPHLEADVAAIGAPLPFYREWLNALEPGGGLWRRPETEALRRMPERLPVPMLLVGGFDDPFLPATLRTWESLASRERSVMVLGPWNHLGSQSGAVKTPGIKDDMNQWGFTIPWLRHALQGVPLPYEAGRVVVAGHGDSGARVLPAWPPATRDQVLFLDTTPAGGAPGECASASLSGQSPDAPASLTYRYDPAEPWKSEGGARGLAFAMLGRQGITPGPVVQTWPCARQDVLRFVGPTSESDVRIAGRARLRLRVRSSAEDTAFVAKLVDVDEKGRAVHVTDGAATLRLPLADTPAPLPYIPGSEREVEIDFYPTSWVLPKGHRLGLWVSSSNYPMLSAHLNTARPWYEETTPVVAAQTVELGGGEGASRLLLPVELQAEAPTALVH, encoded by the coding sequence ATGCGGAGTGTTCGAGCGTTCTGGGTCCGGTGGTTCGTCGTCCTCCTGGGGTGCTGCACCGCGGGCTGTGGCCTGGTGCGCAACGCCATCCAGGAAGATCGGCGGTCATCCAATGATCTTCCGGCCTTCACCCACGAGCCGGGAGCCTGGCGAAAGGAAACCGTGCGCATGCGGGATGGTGTGGAGCTGTCCACGCGCATCCTCCTGCCGAAGGGGGTGGAGCGCGCACCGGTGGTGCTCATCCGCAACCCCTACGACCTGGGGCCTTTCATCGATCTGACTTGCGATCTGTTCGTCCGCTACGGCCTGGGCTGCGTGATGCAGGACGTGCGGGGTCGGATGGCCAGTGGCGGCGAGTGGTGGCCCCTGATGAACGAGGTCTCCGATGGCCAGGACACCCTGCGCTGGCTGGTGGGGCAGCCCTTCGTCGACGGCAACGTCGCGCTCTACGGCATGTCGTACCTCGGAGGCACGGCGCTCGCCGCGGCGACGGGGGAGCTGCCGGTCGAGGTGAAGACGGTGGTCGTCTCCATCTTCGGCACGGACCTGCGGGAGGTGGTCTCCGAGCGGGGGCTCCTCCCTCATGAGCTGCTGACGGCCTGGGCGGCCTTCATGCCGGGTCGTCAGGGGACCCGTGACTCGGGGAAGGCCTACCGGATGATGCTCGAGCACCGGCCGCATCTCGAGGCCGATGTCGCGGCCATCGGCGCGCCGCTTCCGTTCTATCGGGAGTGGCTGAACGCATTGGAGCCCGGGGGCGGCCTGTGGCGGCGACCGGAGACCGAGGCCCTGCGGCGGATGCCCGAACGGCTCCCGGTTCCGATGCTCCTCGTCGGTGGCTTCGATGATCCCTTCCTGCCGGCGACGCTTCGCACCTGGGAGTCACTCGCCTCGCGCGAGCGGAGCGTGATGGTGCTGGGGCCGTGGAACCACCTGGGCTCGCAGAGCGGGGCCGTGAAGACCCCCGGCATCAAGGACGACATGAATCAGTGGGGGTTCACCATCCCGTGGCTGCGCCATGCCCTCCAGGGTGTGCCCCTGCCGTACGAGGCGGGCCGCGTGGTCGTCGCGGGGCACGGGGACAGCGGCGCCCGGGTCCTGCCCGCGTGGCCTCCCGCGACGCGGGATCAGGTGCTCTTCCTGGACACGACTCCGGCCGGAGGGGCGCCTGGGGAGTGTGCCTCGGCATCGCTGAGCGGCCAGTCACCGGACGCCCCCGCGTCGCTGACCTACCGCTACGACCCCGCCGAGCCATGGAAGAGCGAGGGAGGGGCCCGAGGACTGGCCTTCGCCATGTTGGGCCGCCAGGGAATCACGCCGGGCCCGGTGGTGCAGACGTGGCCGTGCGCGCGGCAGGACGTGCTGCGCTTCGTTGGGCCCACGTCGGAGTCCGACGTGCGCATCGCTGGCCGCGCGCGGCTGCGTCTTCGCGTGCGCTCGAGCGCGGAGGACACCGCCTTCGTCGCCAAGCTCGTCGACGTGGATGAGAAGGGGCGCGCGGTGCATGTCACCGATGGCGCGGCGACCCTGCGTCTGCCCCTGGCGGACACGCCAGCTCCTCTGCCGTACATACCGGGCAGCGAACGCGAGGTGGAGATCGACTTCTATCCGACCTCCTGGGTGTTGCCGAAGGGCCATCGGCTCGGGCTCTGGGTGTCCTCGTCGAACTACCCCATGCTGTCGGCGCACCTGAACACCGCGCGCCCCTGGTACGAGGAGACGACACCCGTGGTGGCCGCGCAGACGGTGGAGCTCGGAGGAGGGGAGGGCGCGTCGAGGCTCCTCCTGCCGGTGGAGCTTCAGGCCGAAGCACCCACCGCTTTGGTGCATTGA
- a CDS encoding (2Fe-2S)-binding protein: MIVCLCRVVSDRTIRARISEGVRTVDDLGRACGAGTGCGGCKSQLAQLLTENRQEACARSAAREDCTGITLPLVSAVL; this comes from the coding sequence ATGATCGTGTGCCTGTGCCGTGTCGTGTCGGATCGGACCATTCGAGCCCGGATTTCCGAGGGGGTGCGGACTGTGGATGACCTGGGACGCGCGTGTGGAGCTGGAACCGGATGTGGGGGGTGCAAGAGCCAGCTGGCTCAGCTCCTCACGGAGAACCGGCAGGAGGCCTGTGCCAGATCCGCTGCTCGGGAGGATTGTACGGGCATCACCCTCCCGTTAGTGTCCGCGGTTCTATGA
- a CDS encoding GH92 family glycosyl hydrolase produces the protein MHRGHHQRTPGARRRGVLALIAACGVLATSPAGAGALEDKAYGSVDPFIGTGGDGHTFPGATVPFGMIQLSPDTQIRHFRESYKWAAGYRYDDGSILGFSHTHFSGTGHSDLGDILVMPLSGEVRLEPGEVDKPRSGYRSRFSHDTEKAEPGYYAVTLADEDIRAELTTSRRVGLHRYRFPENAPAHVLVDLRSSIYNYPGKVLWSRLRVHKDGTITGFRELRGWAPGRQLYFAMRFSRPLAGHALHNREEKIDYKGFAPPGRGTAERALLEGRELVGVFDFGALKERELLVKVAISPVSEDNAIRNLDSDLPGWDFEATRTAAREAWSKALSVVDIDAPAPMRKMLYTAIYHSLIAPSLFTDADGRYRGPDNQVHQAQGFEFYSTFSLWDTYRAEHPLLTLIQPEQRNNDLIHSLLASQRTSPHGVLPVWQFHGQETWCMIGYHAVPVIADAFMKGIRGYPVDQAFDAMVASATYGPYGGLEHYMKLGYVPIDKEPEAASKTLEYAFDDWTIARMARELGREDVAKSFEQRARNYRNVFDTKTGFVRARKSDGGYREPFDPAAVGYGSDYTEGNAWQYSWYVPQDTAGLIKLLGGDAKLTAKLDAVFDTRVSPEAFAHVEDISGLIGYYAHGNEPSHHVAYLYNHTGQPWRTQERLKQIIDSQYKATTDGLAGNDDCGQMSAWLVFTALGFYPVTPGSNEYVIGRPFVERAAMTLPNGKRFTVVTENLGDGNPYIGKVTLNGKPLERSYVRHEELLAGGELRFVMQSKPNKKWATRPDSRPYSLSPYSH, from the coding sequence ATGCACAGGGGTCATCATCAGCGTACGCCCGGCGCACGTCGTCGCGGCGTACTCGCACTCATCGCGGCCTGCGGCGTGTTGGCTACGTCGCCCGCCGGGGCCGGCGCACTGGAAGACAAGGCCTACGGCTCGGTGGATCCATTCATCGGCACGGGTGGCGACGGCCACACGTTCCCGGGAGCCACCGTCCCGTTCGGAATGATCCAGCTGAGTCCCGATACGCAGATCCGCCACTTCCGCGAGAGCTACAAGTGGGCGGCCGGCTACCGCTACGACGACGGCAGCATCCTGGGCTTCTCCCACACGCATTTCTCCGGGACCGGGCACTCGGATCTCGGTGACATCCTGGTGATGCCCCTGTCGGGAGAGGTCCGGCTGGAGCCGGGTGAGGTGGACAAGCCGCGCAGTGGCTACCGCTCGCGTTTCAGCCACGACACCGAAAAGGCCGAGCCCGGCTACTACGCGGTCACCCTCGCGGATGAGGACATCCGCGCCGAGCTGACGACGAGCCGGCGCGTCGGCCTGCACCGCTACCGGTTCCCGGAGAACGCACCCGCGCACGTGCTGGTCGATCTGCGCTCGAGCATCTACAACTACCCGGGCAAGGTGCTGTGGTCCCGGTTGCGCGTGCACAAGGACGGCACGATCACCGGCTTCCGCGAGCTCCGGGGCTGGGCGCCGGGCCGGCAGCTGTACTTCGCCATGCGCTTCTCGCGGCCACTGGCCGGACACGCGCTACACAACCGCGAGGAGAAGATCGACTACAAGGGCTTCGCGCCTCCAGGCCGGGGGACCGCCGAGCGCGCGCTGCTCGAGGGCCGGGAGCTGGTCGGCGTGTTCGACTTCGGCGCGCTGAAGGAGCGCGAGCTGCTGGTGAAGGTGGCGATCTCCCCGGTCAGCGAGGACAACGCCATCCGCAACCTGGACAGCGACCTGCCGGGCTGGGACTTCGAGGCCACCCGGACCGCGGCGCGCGAGGCATGGAGCAAGGCGCTCTCGGTGGTGGACATCGACGCGCCCGCGCCGATGCGGAAGATGCTCTACACGGCGATCTACCACTCGCTGATCGCGCCCAGCCTGTTCACCGACGCGGACGGCCGCTACCGGGGCCCCGACAACCAGGTCCATCAGGCCCAGGGGTTCGAGTTCTACTCGACGTTCTCGCTCTGGGACACCTACCGCGCCGAGCACCCCCTGCTGACACTCATCCAACCGGAGCAGCGCAACAACGACCTCATCCACTCGCTGCTCGCCTCGCAGCGGACGAGCCCCCACGGCGTCCTGCCCGTCTGGCAATTCCATGGCCAGGAGACGTGGTGCATGATCGGCTACCACGCGGTGCCGGTGATCGCCGATGCCTTCATGAAGGGCATCCGCGGCTATCCGGTGGACCAGGCGTTCGACGCCATGGTGGCCAGCGCGACCTACGGGCCCTACGGGGGGCTCGAGCACTACATGAAGCTCGGCTACGTGCCGATCGACAAGGAGCCGGAGGCGGCCTCCAAGACGCTCGAGTACGCCTTCGATGACTGGACGATCGCGCGAATGGCGCGCGAGCTGGGGCGCGAGGACGTGGCCAAGAGCTTCGAGCAGCGCGCGAGGAACTACCGCAACGTGTTCGACACGAAGACGGGCTTCGTGCGCGCGCGCAAGAGCGACGGCGGCTACCGCGAGCCGTTCGATCCAGCGGCGGTCGGCTACGGCAGCGACTACACCGAGGGGAACGCCTGGCAGTACTCCTGGTACGTGCCGCAGGACACGGCCGGGTTGATCAAGCTGCTCGGTGGGGACGCGAAGCTGACGGCGAAGCTGGACGCGGTGTTCGACACCCGGGTGTCACCCGAGGCCTTCGCGCACGTCGAGGACATCTCCGGGCTGATCGGCTACTACGCGCACGGCAACGAGCCGAGCCACCACGTCGCCTACCTGTACAACCACACGGGGCAGCCCTGGCGCACGCAGGAGCGGCTGAAGCAGATCATTGACAGCCAGTACAAGGCGACGACGGACGGGCTGGCCGGCAACGACGACTGCGGCCAGATGTCGGCCTGGCTGGTGTTCACCGCGCTTGGCTTCTATCCGGTGACGCCGGGCAGCAATGAGTACGTGATCGGCCGGCCCTTCGTGGAGCGCGCCGCGATGACCCTGCCCAACGGCAAGCGCTTCACGGTGGTGACGGAGAACCTCGGGGACGGCAACCCCTACATCGGCAAGGTGACACTCAACGGCAAGCCCCTGGAGCGCAGCTACGTGCGCCACGAGGAGCTCCTGGCTGGTGGTGAGCTGCGCTTCGTGATGCAGTCCAAGCCGAACAAGAAGTGGGCAACCCGGCCGGACAGCCGGCCCTACTCCCTGTCGCCCTACTCACACTGA
- the bfr gene encoding bacterioferritin yields the protein MKGHPQVLDLLNDILTTELTAINEYFLHARIASNWGYERLGKKIYEESIGEMKHADRLVQRILFLDGLPNLQRLGKVNVGESIPEMLRLDLDLELGSQKRLNEGIETCRSLGDNGSRELLETILEDTEEHIDWLEAQFELMKQVGETNYLAQQIKKES from the coding sequence ATGAAAGGCCACCCCCAGGTCCTCGACCTCCTCAACGACATCCTGACCACCGAGTTGACGGCGATCAACGAGTACTTCCTGCACGCGCGCATCGCGAGCAACTGGGGGTATGAGCGGCTCGGAAAGAAGATCTACGAAGAGTCGATCGGCGAGATGAAGCACGCCGACCGGCTCGTCCAACGCATCCTGTTCCTCGATGGCCTGCCCAACCTGCAGCGCCTGGGCAAGGTGAACGTGGGCGAGAGCATCCCGGAGATGCTCCGTCTGGATCTGGACCTGGAGCTCGGCTCGCAGAAGCGACTCAACGAGGGCATCGAGACGTGCCGCTCGTTGGGGGACAACGGCAGCCGCGAGCTGCTGGAGACGATCCTCGAGGACACCGAGGAGCACATCGACTGGCTCGAAGCCCAGTTCGAGCTGATGAAGCAGGTAGGCGAGACGAACTACCTCGCCCAGCAGATCAAGAAGGAAAGCTGA
- a CDS encoding serine hydrolase domain-containing protein, protein MHISRFGRISLGTALALWLTGCETEPPPGGETPVSTCERLAPRLQKALETSLQEEDLPGVTASLRLQDCTWHGATGKSSMEPATDMKAEDRLRAGSITKTYVATVMLQLQAEGKLSLDAPLSTWFPDFPRANEITVRRLLNHTSGAANYTTLPDFAAQLESNPGKVWTPEELIALGASASPEFEPGTKWSYSNTNYILAGLIIEKVTGTPLTQQLHTRIFEPLGLKNTGLDGLEPLPALTVRGYIRPSPESTTWMDYTDVLHPSAAGSAGALASTADEVSAFYQALLGGSLLPPQQREEMRQWVSLQSPEYPAYGLALAKLPTPAGELHCHDGNIPGFSALAGYLPERKAAVAVLINKEDANAVGTLGRLLEILASP, encoded by the coding sequence ATGCACATCTCTCGTTTCGGACGAATCTCCCTGGGTACGGCACTGGCGTTGTGGCTCACGGGCTGTGAAACGGAACCACCCCCTGGCGGGGAGACCCCCGTCTCCACCTGTGAGCGGCTCGCGCCTCGATTGCAGAAGGCGCTCGAGACCTCCCTCCAGGAGGAGGACCTCCCCGGAGTCACGGCCTCGCTCCGCCTCCAGGACTGCACCTGGCATGGAGCGACGGGCAAATCCTCGATGGAGCCCGCCACCGACATGAAGGCCGAGGACCGGCTGCGCGCCGGCAGCATCACCAAGACGTATGTCGCCACGGTGATGCTACAGCTCCAGGCGGAGGGCAAGCTGTCGCTGGACGCCCCGCTGTCGACCTGGTTCCCCGACTTCCCCCGCGCGAACGAGATCACCGTGCGCCGGTTGCTGAACCACACGAGCGGCGCGGCCAACTACACCACCCTTCCAGACTTCGCCGCCCAGCTCGAGAGCAATCCGGGCAAGGTCTGGACTCCAGAGGAGCTCATCGCCCTGGGCGCCTCCGCTTCCCCCGAGTTCGAGCCGGGAACGAAGTGGAGCTACTCCAACACCAACTACATCCTCGCCGGGCTCATCATCGAGAAGGTGACCGGGACGCCGCTCACCCAGCAGCTGCACACGCGCATCTTCGAGCCCCTGGGCTTGAAGAACACGGGACTCGATGGCCTCGAGCCGCTGCCCGCCCTCACCGTGCGCGGCTATATCCGCCCGTCGCCCGAGAGCACCACCTGGATGGACTACACCGACGTGCTCCACCCGAGCGCGGCGGGGAGCGCGGGTGCCCTGGCGTCGACCGCCGACGAGGTCAGCGCCTTCTACCAGGCGCTCCTCGGGGGCTCGCTCCTCCCACCCCAACAGCGCGAGGAGATGCGCCAGTGGGTGTCACTCCAGTCGCCGGAGTACCCCGCCTACGGACTGGCGCTCGCGAAACTGCCGACTCCGGCGGGCGAGCTGCACTGCCATGACGGCAACATCCCCGGCTTCTCGGCCCTCGCCGGCTACCTTCCCGAGCGCAAGGCGGCCGTCGCCGTCCTGATCAACAAAGAGGACGCCAACGCCGTGGGCACCCTGGGACGGCTGCTGGAGATACTCGCCTCGCCGTGA